In Sphingomonas psychrotolerans, the following proteins share a genomic window:
- a CDS encoding type I secretion system permease/ATPase has protein sequence MRAALALCRRHFVSAAFFSALINLLYIVPTLYMLQVYDRVVPTQGVQTLAFLTMVLLFALATLSLLDRIRTRLLVRAGVQLDATLAPLILDATLGRPDLPIARQALREFDTMRGTLTGQGVLALFDAPWVPIYILVCFLVHPWIGMVAILGCAILPLIAWANERATRSRLDRAQLIAGTSYANQDALLASSDSIRALGMRRAMVARQLRQREAMLAAQTEASFAAGSYLTATKFTRLALQSLALGLGALLAVDNLISGGAIFAASFLIARALAPIEQLIGTWKTIVQAQQSYQNLNTLLEGTIAQPEPTRLPPPQGAIVLEGVTVLNEARDGAILNAVSLRIEPGEVVAIVGPSGAGKSTLARTIAGALPPDRGTIRLDGADTRDWDPEQLARHIGYLPQDSALFAGSVAENIARFAGELGEDRATVDAAVVAAAGKVGADPLIRRLPNGYDHQLKLGGRGVSAGQAQRIALARAIYGDPRILILDEPNAHLDSEGDAALVAALAALKAEGHTILVVSHKLGILPVVDKMLVLRDGRAEIYGPRDEVMAKIAPPNLRQVAPPAAKANG, from the coding sequence ATGCGCGCGGCGCTGGCTTTGTGTCGGCGACACTTCGTCTCGGCCGCGTTTTTCAGTGCGTTGATCAATCTGCTCTACATCGTCCCGACCTTGTACATGCTGCAGGTCTATGATCGCGTCGTGCCGACGCAGGGTGTGCAGACGCTGGCCTTCCTGACGATGGTGCTGCTCTTCGCACTGGCGACTTTGTCGCTGCTCGATCGCATCCGCACCCGGCTGCTGGTGCGCGCCGGGGTCCAGCTCGACGCCACGCTCGCGCCGCTGATCCTCGACGCGACCCTGGGCCGGCCCGATCTCCCCATCGCGCGGCAGGCGCTCCGCGAGTTCGATACGATGCGCGGCACGCTGACCGGGCAGGGGGTCCTGGCGTTGTTCGATGCGCCGTGGGTGCCGATCTATATTCTGGTCTGCTTCCTCGTCCATCCTTGGATCGGGATGGTGGCGATTCTGGGCTGCGCGATCCTGCCGCTGATCGCCTGGGCCAACGAGCGCGCGACGCGCAGCCGGCTCGACCGCGCCCAGCTGATCGCCGGCACTTCCTATGCGAACCAGGATGCCTTGCTCGCGTCGAGCGACAGCATTCGCGCGCTCGGCATGCGCCGCGCGATGGTCGCGCGCCAATTGCGCCAGCGCGAGGCGATGCTCGCCGCGCAGACCGAGGCGAGCTTCGCGGCGGGCAGCTATCTCACCGCCACCAAATTCACCCGGCTGGCGCTGCAATCGCTCGCACTCGGGCTCGGCGCGCTGCTGGCGGTCGACAATCTGATCTCGGGCGGGGCGATCTTCGCCGCTTCGTTCCTGATCGCGCGCGCGCTGGCGCCGATCGAGCAATTGATCGGCACCTGGAAGACGATCGTCCAGGCGCAACAGAGCTATCAGAACCTCAATACATTGCTCGAAGGCACCATCGCCCAGCCCGAACCGACACGCCTGCCGCCGCCGCAGGGCGCAATCGTGCTCGAAGGCGTGACTGTGCTCAACGAGGCGCGCGACGGGGCGATCCTCAACGCCGTGTCGCTGCGCATCGAGCCCGGCGAAGTCGTCGCGATCGTCGGCCCCAGCGGCGCGGGCAAGTCTACGCTGGCGCGCACGATCGCCGGCGCGCTGCCGCCTGATCGCGGCACGATCCGGCTCGACGGCGCCGACACGCGCGATTGGGATCCGGAGCAGCTCGCCCGCCATATCGGCTATCTGCCGCAGGATTCGGCGCTGTTTGCCGGTTCGGTCGCCGAGAATATCGCGCGCTTCGCCGGCGAGCTCGGCGAGGACAGGGCGACCGTCGATGCGGCGGTGGTCGCTGCCGCAGGCAAGGTCGGCGCCGATCCGCTGATCCGCCGGCTGCCGAACGGCTATGACCATCAGCTCAAGCTCGGCGGCCGCGGCGTCTCGGCCGGGCAGGCGCAGCGCATCGCGCTCGCGCGCGCCATCTATGGCGACCCGCGCATCCTGATCCTCGACGAGCCCAATGCCCATCTCGACAGCGAAGGCGATGCTGCGCTGGTCGCGGCGCTGGCGGCGCTCAAGGCCGAGGGGCACACGATCCTGGTCGTCTCGCACAAGCTCGGCATCCTGCCGGTGGTCGACAAGATGCTGGTATTGCGCGACGGCCGAGCCGAGATTTACGGCCCGCGCGACGAGGTCATGGCCAAGATCGCCCCGCCCAATCTGCGGCAAGTGGCGCCGCCTGCGGCAAAGGCGAACGGATGA
- a CDS encoding HlyD family type I secretion periplasmic adaptor subunit: MTVPILLSPAAPALTAPAPVGADPRGDIRTGAIIAALFFVVFLGWAAFARLDAAAYAQGTLVVSGQRQSVQHRDGGVVGRIYVHEGQRVERGQLLVQLAAAEVQAQERALASQAIRLLAQRARLEAEQLGRTRIVQPREFALLPPEDRAEAALAMRLQQTELQARTSVLAAQRGALGQRVAQSGEQGKGYGEQVVSSAEQLRLIEEQIAALRPVAEKGFVSETRMRELERARAQLIGQRGQYSASVAQTRGAARETEIQVLEAERTFRERSAADLRDVETRLGDVLPRWTAARDQLERTAIRAPATGAVVGMSVFTPGGVVAPGQKLMDVIPERTPLLIQARIAPEDADDLTVGQRTLVKFSGLHERTLPNLEGKLTRLSADSFVDEKSGLSYFTGEVTVPRDQLRLIADVRGGGFALRAGMPVQVLIPLRKRTALDYALEPLLGSFWSSFREH; encoded by the coding sequence ATGACAGTGCCGATTCTCCTCTCCCCCGCCGCGCCTGCACTGACGGCGCCCGCGCCGGTCGGCGCCGATCCGCGCGGCGACATCCGCACCGGCGCGATCATCGCGGCCTTGTTCTTCGTCGTCTTTCTCGGCTGGGCGGCGTTCGCGCGGCTCGACGCGGCCGCTTATGCACAGGGTACTCTGGTCGTGTCGGGCCAGCGTCAGTCGGTCCAGCACCGAGACGGCGGGGTGGTCGGCCGCATCTATGTCCATGAAGGGCAACGCGTCGAGCGCGGGCAGTTGCTGGTCCAGCTTGCCGCCGCCGAAGTGCAGGCGCAGGAGCGCGCGCTCGCCTCGCAGGCGATCCGGCTGCTCGCCCAGCGTGCGCGGCTCGAGGCCGAGCAGCTCGGGCGGACCCGGATCGTCCAGCCGCGCGAATTCGCGTTACTGCCGCCCGAGGATCGCGCCGAGGCCGCGCTTGCGATGCGGCTCCAGCAGACCGAGCTGCAGGCGCGCACTTCGGTGCTGGCGGCGCAACGCGGCGCGCTCGGCCAGCGGGTCGCCCAGTCGGGCGAGCAGGGCAAGGGCTATGGCGAGCAAGTGGTCTCTTCCGCCGAGCAGCTCCGCCTGATCGAGGAACAGATCGCCGCGCTTCGGCCGGTTGCCGAAAAGGGCTTCGTCTCGGAAACCCGGATGCGCGAGCTCGAGCGCGCACGCGCCCAGCTGATCGGCCAGCGCGGCCAGTATAGCGCCAGCGTCGCCCAAACCCGCGGCGCGGCGCGCGAGACCGAGATTCAAGTGCTCGAGGCCGAGCGCACTTTCCGCGAGCGCAGCGCCGCCGATCTGCGCGACGTCGAGACGCGGCTCGGCGACGTGCTGCCGCGCTGGACCGCGGCGCGCGATCAGCTCGAGCGCACTGCGATCCGCGCGCCTGCCACCGGCGCGGTGGTCGGGATGTCGGTGTTCACTCCGGGCGGCGTGGTCGCGCCGGGGCAGAAGCTGATGGACGTGATCCCTGAGCGCACGCCGCTGCTGATCCAGGCGCGGATCGCCCCCGAGGATGCCGACGACCTCACGGTCGGGCAGCGCACCCTCGTCAAATTCTCGGGGCTCCACGAGCGCACCCTGCCCAATCTCGAAGGCAAGCTCACCCGGCTGTCGGCCGACAGCTTCGTCGACGAGAAAAGCGGGCTGAGCTATTTCACCGGCGAGGTCACCGTGCCGCGCGATCAGCTCCGTCTGATCGCCGACGTCCGCGGCGGCGGCTTCGCGTTAAGGGCGGGGATGCCGGTGCAGGTGCTGATCCCGCTGCGCAAGCGTACGGCGCTCGATTACGCGCTCGAGCCGCTTCTCGGCAGCTTCTGGTCGTCGTTCCGCGAGCATTGA
- a CDS encoding lysozyme, with translation MTPGPACFALVQRFEGCAKKQIDGNFTAYPDPGTGGDPWTIGWGTTGADIKPGVIWTQQQCDDRLAADITSFAARVSALLDGAQTSQHQFDALVSFAYNVGVGNLSSSTLLRLHKAGDFADAQQQFGRWNKAAGKVLPGLTTRRAAEAALYGS, from the coding sequence ATGACACCAGGTCCGGCATGCTTCGCGCTCGTCCAGCGATTCGAAGGTTGCGCGAAGAAACAGATCGACGGCAACTTCACTGCCTATCCCGATCCGGGCACCGGCGGCGATCCGTGGACGATCGGCTGGGGCACAACCGGGGCGGACATCAAGCCGGGGGTGATCTGGACCCAGCAGCAATGCGACGATCGACTGGCCGCAGATATCACCAGCTTCGCCGCCAGGGTGTCGGCATTGCTGGACGGCGCGCAGACCAGCCAGCACCAGTTCGATGCGCTGGTCAGCTTCGCCTACAATGTCGGGGTCGGCAATTTGTCGAGCAGCACGCTGCTCAGGCTGCACAAGGCCGGCGATTTCGCCGACGCGCAGCAGCAGTTCGGGCGGTGGAACAAGGCGGCGGGGAAAGTGCTGCCGGGGTTGACCACGCGGCGCGCCGCCGAGGCCGCGCTGTACGGTAGTTGA
- a CDS encoding TlyA family RNA methyltransferase, with translation MAKQRADQMLVDRGLAESRTRAQALIMAGLVFAGDRKVDKPGQQLPDDAALDVRGRDHPWVSRGGIKLAHALDHFGWDVTDAVAIDVGSSTGGFTDVLLSRGAARVYAVDSGTNQLAWKLRQDPRVIVHEQTSARILTEAHIPEPVDLIVCDASFIGLAKVLETPFRFARPNARLAALIKPQFEAGRGEVGKGGVVRDPEVHDRVCREVAGWVAAQGWHVRGITQSPITGPEGNVEFLIGAEQGD, from the coding sequence ATGGCCAAGCAACGCGCCGATCAGATGCTCGTCGACCGCGGGCTGGCCGAGAGCCGCACCCGCGCGCAGGCGCTGATCATGGCGGGGCTCGTCTTCGCCGGCGATCGCAAGGTCGACAAGCCGGGCCAGCAATTGCCCGACGACGCCGCTCTCGACGTGCGCGGCCGCGATCATCCCTGGGTGTCGCGCGGCGGGATCAAGCTGGCGCACGCGCTCGACCATTTCGGTTGGGACGTCACCGACGCAGTCGCGATCGACGTCGGCTCCTCGACCGGCGGCTTCACCGACGTATTGCTCAGCCGCGGCGCGGCGCGCGTCTATGCGGTCGACAGCGGCACCAACCAGCTCGCCTGGAAGCTGCGCCAGGACCCGCGGGTGATCGTCCACGAACAGACCAGTGCGCGCATTCTCACCGAAGCGCACATCCCCGAGCCGGTCGACCTGATCGTCTGCGACGCCAGCTTCATCGGGCTCGCCAAGGTGCTCGAAACACCGTTCCGCTTCGCCAGACCGAATGCCCGGCTGGCGGCGCTGATCAAGCCGCAATTCGAGGCGGGGCGGGGCGAAGTCGGGAAGGGCGGGGTGGTGCGCGACCCGGAAGTCCATGACCGCGTCTGCCGCGAAGTCGCCGGGTGGGTCGCGGCGCAGGGCTGGCACGTGCGCGGCATCACGCAGAGCCCGATCACCGGGCCGGAGGGCAATGTCGAATTCCTGATCGGCGCGGAGCAGGGCGACTGA
- a CDS encoding OsmC family protein has protein sequence MTTRTATARYEGFGKDGKGRLDSPSGVLDATPYSFNTRFGDEKGTNPEELIAAAHAGCFTMALSFALAKAGFSEGSLETTAAVKLEQQGDGFAITHSDLTLNAEVPGISPQQFDELAAGAKANCPVSKLLNAEITLSHTLA, from the coding sequence ATGACCACACGTACCGCGACTGCCCGCTACGAGGGCTTCGGCAAGGACGGCAAGGGTCGGCTCGACAGCCCGTCGGGCGTGCTCGACGCGACGCCGTACAGCTTCAACACCCGTTTCGGCGACGAGAAGGGCACCAACCCCGAGGAGCTGATCGCGGCGGCGCATGCCGGCTGCTTCACGATGGCGCTGAGCTTCGCGCTGGCGAAGGCCGGGTTCAGCGAAGGCAGCCTCGAGACGACGGCCGCAGTCAAACTCGAGCAGCAAGGTGACGGCTTCGCGATCACCCATTCGGACCTGACGCTCAACGCCGAAGTCCCCGGCATCTCGCCCCAGCAGTTCGACGAGCTCGCAGCGGGGGCCAAGGCCAATTGCCCGGTCTCGAAGCTGCTCAACGCCGAGATCACCCTCAGCCATACGCTGGCCTGA
- a CDS encoding DUF3140 domain-containing protein, translating to MARQDDPAQIRARFHDVVNMSAGEIEKWLETDESQAVGFKRDGGESIGHASGRQIVHILRTPPEELDGGDYAHMRKVAGFVRRHLAQGPHQEHRIPGSRWRYSLMNWGHDPLKD from the coding sequence ATGGCGAGACAGGACGATCCTGCGCAGATTCGGGCGCGCTTCCACGACGTAGTGAACATGAGCGCCGGCGAGATCGAGAAATGGCTCGAGACCGACGAGAGCCAGGCGGTGGGGTTCAAGCGCGACGGCGGCGAGAGCATCGGTCACGCCTCGGGCCGACAGATCGTGCATATCCTGCGCACGCCCCCCGAAGAACTCGACGGCGGCGACTATGCCCATATGCGCAAGGTGGCCGGCTTCGTGCGGCGCCATCTCGCGCAGGGGCCGCATCAGGAGCACCGGATCCCGGGGTCGCGCTGGCGCTATTCGCTGATGAACTGGGGGCATGATCCGCTGAAGGATTGA
- a CDS encoding glycine zipper 2TM domain-containing protein, with translation MRAILLGLLAAGTLASCADTGYGPSSSYDGYRSYDWNRPDPSYGGYHADRYYRDDRRYRERRVSRDERVYRGQDGRYYCRRSDGTTGLIVGGVAGGILGNIIAPGGSETLGTVLGAAAGAAAGAAVDRGSNKDVRCR, from the coding sequence ATGCGCGCCATCCTCTTGGGATTGCTGGCTGCGGGCACGCTCGCGAGTTGCGCCGACACCGGTTACGGGCCTTCATCGAGCTATGACGGCTATCGCAGTTATGACTGGAACCGTCCCGATCCGTCGTACGGCGGCTATCATGCCGACCGCTATTACCGCGACGACCGCCGCTATCGCGAGCGCCGCGTGTCGCGCGACGAGCGCGTCTATCGCGGGCAGGACGGGCGCTATTATTGCCGCCGGTCGGACGGGACGACCGGGCTGATCGTCGGCGGCGTCGCCGGCGGGATCCTCGGCAATATCATCGCGCCGGGCGGATCGGAGACCTTGGGCACCGTGCTCGGTGCTGCCGCCGGTGCTGCGGCGGGCGCGGCCGTCGATCGCGGCTCGAACAAGGACGTGCGCTGCCGTTGA
- a CDS encoding alpha/beta hydrolase, with amino-acid sequence MATALTLPANLSLVEISAAATAPWRDLFAAPAQAHVPYRADTLSERNLLGARLDSAVTRAEGAVLLVAEGAGCFATAWWARLSPASYVSRVAGALFFDPIADEEENVESLMDTFASPRTRLPFPSIVLGRDDRRTALAARVQALADGWGSGMIAGSRSDVDGPLRRTRGIIARFTAGVVAREVRTGRALIGRVRPIR; translated from the coding sequence ATGGCGACTGCGCTGACCCTCCCTGCGAATCTCTCGCTCGTCGAAATCTCGGCGGCTGCCACCGCGCCGTGGCGCGACCTGTTCGCCGCCCCGGCGCAGGCGCATGTCCCCTATCGCGCCGACACGCTCTCCGAGCGCAACCTGCTCGGCGCGCGTCTCGATTCGGCAGTCACCCGCGCCGAAGGCGCAGTGCTGCTGGTCGCCGAAGGCGCCGGCTGCTTCGCCACTGCCTGGTGGGCGCGGCTGTCGCCGGCTTCCTATGTTTCGCGCGTCGCCGGCGCCTTGTTCTTCGATCCGATCGCGGACGAGGAGGAGAATGTCGAGTCGCTGATGGATACGTTCGCCTCGCCGCGCACGCGCCTCCCTTTCCCCTCGATCGTGCTCGGGCGCGATGATCGGCGCACGGCGCTCGCCGCGCGGGTGCAGGCGCTCGCCGATGGCTGGGGCAGCGGGATGATCGCCGGATCGCGCAGCGATGTGGATGGCCCGCTGCGGCGCACCCGCGGGATCATCGCCCGGTTCACCGCCGGCGTGGTGGCACGCGAAGTGCGCACCGGACGGGCATTGATCGGGCGGGTCCGCCCGATCCGCTGA
- a CDS encoding Ig-like domain-containing protein translates to MAANVFINEIHYDNAGADSGEFVEIAGAAGTSLAGWKIVLYNGANGQSYSTVTLSGTIANQQNGFGTASVAYGADGVQNGAPDGIALIDPDGNVVQFLSYEGSFTAANGPAAGLVSTNVGVSESGSASGTSIGLVGSGATAADFHWALIADDTPGGVNAGQSFAGVVPPQPGTLNIADATTVEGNAGTHDIVFTVTRADGSAGAVSATWTVAFGGATAGDFGGAFTASGTVSFAAGATSAEIRLPVQGDTTFEGDDNFTVTLSAPQGGVALGDAVATGTITNDDAAPPAPAANVFINEIHYDNVGTDAGEAIEIAGAAGTDLSGYKLVFYNGSNTPGAAPVYDTLTLSGVIDDESNGFGALGFARANIQNGVADGVALIAPDGSVVQLLSWEGTFTAAAGTPAAGVTSTDIGVSEDPAPAVGLSLQLEGNGSSAADFAWSGASDDSFGTLNSGQSFLPANGPSHLRVGDAKVIEGDSGTSNLIFTVNRAGGTALAASVEYSINLDGTATADDLAPGAILSGTVSFAPGEFSKQIVVAVKGDLVGEPNETLSVSLGATTGNVVIDDAAAIGTITNDDPIALTISQIQGEGHVSAYVGQTVLTTGIVTAVDTNGFYLQSAAGDGNARTSDAVFVFTNTAPGVAVGDGVSVRGSVAEFAGSTASLSLTEIIAPTVTVETHGNALPSAVLIGAGGVLPPAEAIDNDGLTSYDPATDGVDFWESLEGMRVTIDTPQAVSNTNGFGETDVVASHGTGASGVNDRGGITISPGSEGVADYNPEKIQIDDDSGIFAGFTPGYTIGDQLSSVTGVVNYAFENYEVIVTEAVTTTKDQTLEREQTALHGDANNLSIATYNLENLDSSDNKFDILANDIVYNLGAPDIIAAQEIQDADGAGSGSNLSGTVTAQGLIDAIYATSGKRYAYVEIAPASAGSTGGEGGGNIRNGYFYNVDRVDYVEGSAELIDGAAYNGTRKPLVAQFAFAGQTITTINVHFTSRLGSDPLWGDNQPANDAGDAARTAQAAGVKAWVQDHLADDPSLNIALLGDWNGFYFEQAQTQLTDPGQGGVFTNLATLLPEEERYSYMFNGNAQLIDNILVTGGLVTNAQYDAVHLNAEFGGSRATDHDSQVALLRLGAAPKDVALSNASVAENLPAGTVVGTVSAIDTPGDTLSYALVDNAGGLFAINAATGVITTTAPLNHEAIAAYTVTAKVTDSGGLSAQQSFAIAVTDVKEAPVAANDSVAVDEDATTANLWATLLGNDSDPDAGQTPTISAVDTSATLGSVIFDAATQSLKYVADNDAFDALAPGATQVDHFSYTVTDANGLTSTATVSVTVTGVDDGVVRNGTFFTETINGTAGEDRLWGGGLGNDTINGLGGHDLISGGLANDKLDGGDGNDVLFGNMGDDSLWGGNGRDVLVGGYGNDKLWGGAGADSFHFGATFGADTIYDFNTAEDLIILDDGVSVTRTGVQDVNGDGVNDLVLSLTVGSVTLLGVSDASKVAYGAPDYYSTHQPAIDGSLDGVHGAFGGSAGGLVGGLANDVSAARMIDLAHGF, encoded by the coding sequence ATGGCTGCCAATGTGTTCATCAACGAAATTCACTACGACAATGCCGGCGCCGACAGCGGTGAGTTCGTCGAGATCGCCGGCGCCGCGGGCACCAGCCTCGCCGGGTGGAAGATCGTCCTCTACAATGGTGCGAACGGGCAGAGCTACAGCACCGTCACGCTGAGCGGGACGATCGCCAACCAGCAGAACGGCTTCGGCACCGCCAGCGTCGCCTATGGCGCCGACGGCGTCCAGAACGGCGCACCCGATGGCATCGCCCTGATCGATCCCGACGGCAACGTCGTCCAGTTCCTCAGCTACGAGGGCAGCTTCACTGCCGCCAACGGCCCTGCGGCGGGCCTCGTCAGCACCAATGTCGGCGTCTCGGAGAGTGGTTCGGCTTCGGGCACCTCGATTGGCCTGGTCGGCAGCGGCGCCACTGCCGCCGACTTCCACTGGGCGCTGATCGCCGACGACACCCCCGGCGGCGTCAATGCCGGCCAGAGCTTCGCCGGCGTGGTTCCGCCCCAGCCGGGCACGCTCAACATCGCCGACGCGACCACCGTCGAGGGCAATGCCGGAACCCACGACATCGTCTTCACCGTCACCCGCGCCGATGGCAGCGCCGGTGCGGTCTCGGCGACCTGGACCGTCGCGTTCGGCGGCGCCACCGCCGGCGACTTCGGCGGTGCCTTCACCGCCAGCGGGACGGTGAGCTTCGCCGCCGGCGCCACCAGTGCCGAGATTCGTTTGCCCGTGCAGGGCGATACGACGTTCGAAGGCGACGACAACTTCACCGTCACGCTCAGCGCGCCGCAGGGCGGCGTCGCGCTCGGCGATGCCGTGGCGACCGGCACGATCACCAATGACGATGCCGCGCCGCCCGCGCCCGCGGCGAACGTGTTCATCAACGAAATCCACTATGACAATGTCGGCACCGATGCCGGCGAGGCGATCGAGATCGCCGGCGCCGCGGGGACCGATCTCAGCGGCTACAAGCTCGTCTTCTACAACGGCTCGAACACCCCCGGCGCGGCGCCGGTCTACGACACGCTCACGCTCTCGGGCGTGATCGACGACGAATCGAACGGCTTCGGCGCACTCGGCTTTGCGCGGGCCAATATCCAGAACGGCGTGGCCGACGGCGTCGCGCTGATCGCTCCCGACGGCAGCGTCGTCCAGTTGCTCTCGTGGGAAGGCACCTTCACTGCCGCGGCGGGCACCCCGGCGGCCGGGGTCACCAGCACCGATATCGGCGTCAGCGAGGATCCGGCGCCCGCGGTCGGGCTGTCGCTCCAGCTCGAGGGCAATGGCTCGAGCGCGGCCGATTTCGCGTGGAGCGGGGCATCGGACGACAGCTTCGGCACGCTCAACAGCGGCCAATCCTTCCTGCCGGCGAACGGCCCGAGCCATTTGCGCGTCGGCGACGCCAAAGTGATCGAAGGCGACAGCGGCACCTCGAACCTGATCTTCACGGTCAATCGCGCCGGCGGCACCGCGCTTGCCGCGAGCGTCGAATACAGCATCAACCTCGACGGCACCGCCACTGCGGACGATCTCGCGCCCGGCGCAATTCTCTCCGGCACGGTCAGCTTCGCGCCCGGCGAATTTTCGAAGCAGATCGTCGTGGCGGTGAAGGGCGATCTCGTCGGCGAGCCCAACGAGACGCTGTCGGTCAGCCTCGGCGCCACCACCGGCAATGTCGTGATCGACGATGCCGCCGCGATCGGCACGATCACCAACGACGATCCGATCGCGCTGACGATCAGCCAGATACAGGGCGAGGGCCATGTTTCGGCCTATGTCGGCCAGACCGTGCTCACCACCGGCATCGTCACTGCGGTCGACACCAACGGCTTCTATCTCCAGTCGGCGGCAGGCGACGGCAATGCGCGCACTTCGGACGCAGTCTTCGTCTTCACCAACACCGCGCCGGGCGTCGCAGTGGGCGACGGCGTGTCGGTGCGCGGTTCGGTCGCCGAGTTCGCGGGCAGCACCGCCAGCCTCAGCCTCACCGAAATCATTGCGCCGACGGTCACTGTAGAGACCCATGGCAACGCACTGCCGAGCGCGGTCCTGATCGGCGCGGGCGGCGTGCTGCCGCCGGCCGAGGCAATCGATAATGACGGCCTCACCAGCTACGATCCCGCCACCGACGGCGTCGACTTCTGGGAATCGCTGGAAGGCATGCGCGTCACGATCGACACGCCGCAGGCAGTGTCGAACACCAACGGGTTCGGCGAGACCGACGTGGTCGCCTCGCACGGCACCGGCGCGAGCGGAGTCAATGACCGCGGCGGCATCACCATCTCGCCGGGCAGCGAAGGCGTCGCCGACTATAACCCCGAGAAGATCCAGATCGACGACGATAGCGGCATCTTCGCCGGCTTCACGCCCGGCTACACGATCGGCGACCAATTGAGCAGCGTCACCGGCGTGGTGAACTATGCCTTCGAGAATTACGAAGTGATCGTCACCGAGGCAGTGACCACGACGAAGGACCAGACGCTCGAGCGGGAGCAGACCGCGCTGCACGGCGATGCCAACAATCTGTCGATCGCGACGTATAATCTCGAAAATCTCGACAGCTCGGACAACAAGTTCGACATTCTCGCCAACGACATCGTCTATAATCTCGGCGCCCCCGACATCATCGCGGCACAGGAGATCCAGGATGCCGACGGCGCCGGTTCGGGCTCGAACCTGTCGGGCACGGTCACTGCGCAGGGCCTGATCGACGCGATCTACGCCACTTCGGGCAAGCGCTACGCCTATGTCGAGATCGCTCCCGCCAGCGCGGGCTCGACCGGCGGCGAGGGTGGCGGCAACATCCGCAACGGCTATTTCTACAATGTCGACCGGGTCGACTATGTCGAGGGAAGCGCCGAGCTGATCGACGGAGCGGCATATAACGGCACGCGCAAGCCGCTGGTCGCGCAATTCGCCTTTGCCGGGCAGACGATCACCACGATCAACGTCCACTTCACCTCGCGCCTCGGCAGCGACCCTTTATGGGGCGACAACCAGCCCGCCAACGACGCCGGCGATGCCGCGCGCACTGCGCAGGCGGCGGGAGTCAAGGCGTGGGTGCAGGACCATCTCGCCGACGACCCGTCGCTCAACATCGCCTTGCTCGGCGACTGGAACGGCTTCTATTTCGAGCAGGCGCAGACCCAGCTCACCGATCCCGGGCAGGGCGGGGTGTTCACCAATCTCGCCACGCTTCTCCCCGAGGAGGAGCGCTACAGCTACATGTTCAACGGCAACGCCCAGCTGATCGACAACATCCTCGTGACCGGCGGGCTGGTGACCAACGCGCAATATGACGCGGTCCACCTCAACGCCGAGTTCGGAGGCAGCCGTGCCACCGATCACGACTCGCAGGTCGCGCTGCTGCGCCTCGGCGCAGCGCCGAAGGATGTCGCGCTCAGCAACGCCAGCGTCGCCGAGAATTTGCCCGCGGGTACGGTGGTCGGCACCGTGTCGGCGATCGACACTCCCGGCGATACGCTCAGCTACGCACTGGTCGACAATGCCGGCGGGCTGTTCGCGATCAATGCGGCGACCGGCGTGATCACCACCACCGCGCCGCTCAACCACGAGGCGATCGCCGCCTACACCGTGACTGCCAAGGTCACCGACAGCGGCGGGCTCAGCGCGCAGCAGAGCTTCGCCATCGCAGTCACCGACGTCAAGGAAGCGCCGGTTGCCGCCAATGACTCGGTGGCGGTCGACGAGGACGCCACCACCGCCAATCTCTGGGCGACGCTGCTCGGCAACGACAGCGATCCGGATGCCGGCCAGACTCCCACCATCAGCGCAGTCGATACCAGCGCGACGCTGGGCAGCGTGATCTTCGACGCCGCCACCCAGTCGCTCAAATATGTCGCCGACAATGATGCGTTCGACGCGCTGGCACCGGGCGCGACGCAGGTCGACCACTTCAGCTACACCGTCACCGACGCCAACGGCCTGACCAGCACGGCCACCGTCAGCGTCACCGTCACCGGCGTGGACGACGGCGTGGTCCGCAACGGCACCTTCTTCACCGAGACGATCAACGGCACTGCCGGCGAGGATCGGCTGTGGGGCGGCGGGCTCGGCAACGACACGATCAACGGGCTCGGTGGCCATGATCTGATCTCGGGCGGCCTTGCCAACGACAAGCTCGACGGCGGCGACGGCAACGACGTGCTGTTCGGCAACATGGGCGACGATTCGCTTTGGGGCGGCAACGGCAGGGACGTGCTGGTCGGCGGTTACGGCAACGACAAGCTCTGGGGCGGTGCCGGTGCGGACAGTTTCCACTTCGGGGCCACCTTCGGCGCCGACACGATCTACGACTTCAACACCGCCGAGGATCTGATCATCCTCGACGACGGGGTCAGTGTCACCCGTACCGGGGTGCAGGACGTCAATGGCGACGGCGTCAACGATCTCGTCCTTTCGCTGACCGTGGGCAGCGTCACGCTGCTCGGCGTCAGCGATGCCAGCAAGGTCGCATACGGTGCGCCGGACTATTATTCGACGCATCAGCCCGCCATCGACGGCAGCCTCGATGGCGTGCACGGCGCCTTCGGGGGCTCGGCCGGCGGCCTGGTCGGGGGCCTGGCGAATGACGTGTCCGCCGCGCGGATGATAGATCTCGCCCACGGGTTCTGA